In Haloplanus rubicundus, one DNA window encodes the following:
- a CDS encoding DUF7384 family protein, with translation MPTTEPSPARVTADADVLAADLLVGGPARTALDHVREHSWVTLVASDPLLDDAAAVIRSLGDADLARDWRARVVEECELVTHPDDDHPALAAAYRGGAMHLLTLDDALLSASAGAALRGRVETSARHPRAFASLFDAESLYREVVDGDYPGPDRDPRS, from the coding sequence ATGCCGACGACTGAGCCCTCGCCCGCACGGGTCACCGCCGACGCCGACGTCCTCGCCGCGGACCTCCTCGTCGGCGGCCCCGCCCGGACGGCGCTGGATCACGTCCGCGAACACTCGTGGGTGACCCTCGTCGCCAGCGACCCCCTCCTCGACGACGCCGCGGCCGTGATCCGGTCGCTCGGCGACGCCGACCTGGCGCGGGACTGGCGCGCCCGGGTCGTCGAGGAGTGTGAACTCGTCACCCACCCCGACGACGACCACCCGGCGCTCGCCGCCGCCTACCGCGGCGGCGCGATGCATCTCCTGACGCTCGACGACGCGCTCCTGTCGGCGTCGGCGGGCGCCGCGCTCCGGGGACGCGTCGAGACCAGCGCCCGGCATCCCCGGGCGTTCGCGTCGCTGTTCGACGCCGAGAGCCTCTATCGCGAGGTGGTGGACGGGGACTATCCGGGGCCGGACCGGGACCCGCGAAGCTAG
- a CDS encoding bifunctional N(6)-L-threonylcarbamoyladenine synthase/serine/threonine protein kinase, translating to MRVLGIEGTAWAASAAVFEYDPDDPAPLDANPPVIETDAYQPESGGIHPREAAEHMGEAIPAVIESVLDATDGPVDAVAFSRGPGLGPCLRIVGTAARALAGTLDVPLVGVNHMVAHLEIGRYGAGFDSPVCLNASGANAHLLGYHDGRYRVLGETMDTGVGNAIDKFTRHVGWSHPGGPKVEDAAKEGEYVDLPYVVKGMDFSFSGLMSAAKDAYDAGTPVEDVCFALQETIFAMLTEVSERALSLTGADELVLGGGVGQNARLREMLATMCADRGAQFYAPDPRYLRDNAGMIAVLGAKMLAAGETLAIDESAVDPNFRPDEVAVTWRAGEASVSFAPEETAERQGAEAVVTVGSDRVIKRRLPKAYRHPALDARLRRERTVAEARLTSDARRAGVPTPVVRDVDVAEATLTFDTVGKRDLAAALTPERARTVGEHLARLHRAGIVHGDPTVRNVRVGDRVSLVDFGLGYHSGHVEDHAMDCHVFGGSVRGTVAEADADATLSAFEAGYAAVGDDDVLGRLREIEGRGRYA from the coding sequence ATGCGAGTTCTCGGCATCGAGGGCACCGCGTGGGCGGCCAGCGCCGCGGTCTTCGAGTACGACCCCGACGACCCCGCGCCCCTCGACGCCAACCCACCAGTCATCGAAACCGACGCCTACCAGCCCGAGAGCGGCGGCATTCACCCGCGCGAGGCCGCCGAACACATGGGCGAGGCCATCCCCGCGGTGATCGAGTCGGTCCTCGACGCCACCGACGGCCCGGTCGACGCCGTCGCCTTCTCCCGCGGGCCGGGGCTCGGTCCCTGTCTCCGCATCGTCGGTACCGCCGCCCGCGCCCTCGCGGGCACCCTCGACGTGCCCCTCGTCGGCGTCAACCACATGGTCGCCCACCTCGAAATCGGCCGGTACGGCGCCGGCTTCGACTCGCCGGTCTGTCTCAACGCCAGCGGCGCCAACGCCCACCTCCTGGGCTATCACGACGGCCGGTATCGCGTCCTCGGCGAGACGATGGACACGGGCGTCGGCAACGCCATCGACAAGTTCACCCGCCACGTCGGCTGGTCACACCCCGGCGGGCCGAAAGTCGAGGACGCGGCGAAAGAGGGGGAGTACGTCGACCTCCCCTACGTCGTCAAGGGGATGGACTTCTCGTTCTCCGGCCTCATGAGCGCCGCCAAGGACGCCTACGACGCGGGGACACCCGTCGAGGACGTCTGTTTCGCCCTGCAGGAGACGATATTCGCCATGCTGACCGAGGTGAGCGAACGCGCCCTCTCCCTGACGGGGGCGGACGAACTCGTCCTCGGCGGTGGCGTCGGGCAGAACGCGCGCCTGCGGGAGATGCTGGCGACGATGTGTGCCGACCGCGGCGCGCAGTTTTACGCGCCCGACCCGCGCTACCTCCGCGACAACGCGGGCATGATCGCCGTCCTCGGCGCGAAGATGCTCGCCGCGGGCGAGACGCTCGCCATCGACGAGTCGGCGGTCGACCCCAACTTCCGCCCGGACGAGGTGGCCGTGACGTGGCGGGCGGGGGAGGCGTCCGTCTCCTTCGCCCCCGAGGAGACGGCCGAACGGCAGGGCGCGGAGGCGGTGGTCACCGTCGGGAGCGACCGCGTGATCAAGCGGCGGCTACCCAAGGCGTACCGCCATCCGGCCCTCGATGCCCGCCTGCGCCGCGAGCGAACCGTCGCCGAGGCACGCCTCACGAGCGACGCGCGGCGGGCGGGGGTGCCGACGCCCGTCGTCCGTGACGTGGACGTGGCCGAGGCGACGCTCACGTTCGATACGGTGGGGAAGCGTGACCTCGCCGCCGCGCTCACACCCGAGCGCGCCCGGACCGTCGGCGAACACCTCGCACGCCTCCACCGTGCGGGCATCGTCCACGGCGACCCCACGGTCCGGAACGTCCGGGTCGGCGACCGGGTCTCCCTCGTCGACTTCGGCCTCGGCTACCACAGCGGTCACGTCGAGGACCACGCGATGGACTGTCACGTCTTCGGCGGGAGCGTCCGCGGGACGGTGGCCGAGGCGGACGCCGACGCGACGCTCTCGGCGTTCGAAGCCGGCTACGCCGCCGTCGGCGACGACGACGTGCTCGGGCGGTTGCGGGAGATAGAGGGACGGGGACGGTACGCTTAA
- a CDS encoding DNA-directed RNA polymerase, whose product MYKRVRLKDTVEVPPRHLADVTPERVKRLLQDKLEGRMDEEVGSVVSVINVHDIGDGAVLPNRPGVYYEAEFDAITFDPQMQEVVDGTVVEVVEFGAFIGIGPVDGLLHVSQISDEYLAYDGENQQLASTETNRTLGVGDEIRVRIVTKSVDERNPRDSKIGLTAKQPGLGKHGWLEEERQKREAQMEGN is encoded by the coding sequence ATGTACAAACGGGTTCGACTCAAGGATACGGTCGAAGTGCCGCCGAGGCACCTCGCCGACGTGACGCCCGAGCGGGTGAAGCGCCTGCTCCAGGACAAGCTCGAAGGACGGATGGACGAAGAGGTGGGAAGCGTCGTGAGCGTCATCAACGTCCACGACATCGGCGACGGCGCCGTGTTGCCCAACCGCCCCGGCGTCTACTACGAGGCCGAGTTCGACGCCATCACCTTCGATCCACAGATGCAGGAAGTCGTCGACGGGACGGTCGTCGAAGTCGTGGAGTTCGGGGCGTTCATCGGCATCGGTCCCGTCGACGGCCTGCTCCACGTCTCACAGATCTCCGACGAGTATCTCGCCTACGACGGCGAGAACCAGCAACTCGCCTCGACGGAGACGAACCGAACCCTCGGCGTCGGCGACGAAATTCGGGTGCGCATCGTCACCAAGAGCGTCGACGAGCGCAACCCGCGTGACAGCAAGATCGGGTTGACGGCGAAACAGCCCGGCCTCGGCAAGCACGGCTGGCTCGAAGAGGAGCGCCAGAAACGCGAGGCACAGATGGAGGGTAACTGA
- a CDS encoding GTP-dependent dephospho-CoA kinase family protein, with the protein MLELPDDLRGAFKDPLGPVFTDPDSLLAADDAGRPLIAVGDVVTAHLRDAGHPPDVAVIDGKTERHAVDESISRSLPAPDIEVTNPAATLSRALLDALVEALGRDGPTTVGVDGEEDLAALPAILAAPLGGCVVYGQPGEGMVLVPVTDETRSLARDLLGRMDGDTDAAFALLGGR; encoded by the coding sequence GTGCTCGAACTCCCCGACGACCTGCGGGGAGCGTTCAAGGACCCACTGGGACCGGTCTTCACCGATCCAGACTCGTTGCTCGCGGCCGACGACGCCGGGCGACCCCTGATCGCCGTCGGCGACGTGGTCACCGCTCACCTCCGCGACGCCGGTCACCCGCCGGACGTGGCGGTTATCGACGGCAAGACCGAGCGCCACGCCGTCGACGAATCGATCAGCCGCTCGCTCCCCGCCCCCGACATCGAGGTGACGAACCCGGCCGCCACCCTCTCGCGTGCCCTCCTCGATGCGCTCGTCGAGGCGCTCGGCCGCGACGGCCCGACGACGGTCGGCGTCGACGGCGAGGAGGACCTCGCGGCGCTCCCGGCCATCCTCGCCGCGCCACTCGGCGGCTGCGTCGTCTACGGCCAGCCCGGCGAGGGGATGGTGCTCGTGCCCGTGACCGACGAGACGCGCTCGCTCGCCCGCGATCTCCTCGGTCGGATGGACGGCGACACCGACGCCGCGTTCGCGCTGCTCGGCGGCCGCTGA
- the spt4 gene encoding transcription elongation factor subunit Spt4 has protein sequence MAEDRLACRECHFINDPDTQTCANCGSSSLTEDWAGYVIITHPERSEVAEEMNVSAPGGYALKVR, from the coding sequence ATGGCCGAGGACCGCCTCGCCTGCCGTGAGTGTCACTTCATCAACGATCCCGACACGCAGACGTGTGCGAACTGCGGATCGTCGAGCCTCACGGAGGACTGGGCGGGCTACGTCATCATCACTCATCCCGAACGCTCGGAGGTCGCCGAGGAGATGAACGTCTCCGCACCCGGCGGCTACGCGCTCAAGGTCCGCTGA
- a CDS encoding non-canonical purine NTP pyrophosphatase — MLRYVTTNAGKVREAEEYLSDGSVSQLDFDYTEIQAPTLEPIAARGAREAYRHAGEPVLVDDAGLFVDGLDGFPGPYTAYAEETLGIERVSALARDVADPEPARAAFQCVLAYCDGDPFDASPDPIDRGDRSAAAAVDEEDSDADLPVKLFEGVVRGRLVEPRGDAGFGYDPVFEHEGTTFAEMGPAKKNAVSHRGRALGKFAEWYAQR; from the coding sequence ATGCTCCGGTACGTCACGACGAACGCCGGGAAGGTGCGCGAAGCCGAAGAGTACCTCTCCGACGGCTCGGTCTCGCAACTCGATTTCGACTACACCGAGATTCAGGCGCCGACGCTCGAACCCATCGCCGCCCGCGGCGCCCGCGAGGCCTACCGCCACGCCGGCGAACCCGTCCTCGTCGACGACGCCGGCCTGTTCGTCGACGGCCTCGACGGCTTCCCCGGCCCGTACACCGCGTACGCCGAGGAGACACTGGGCATCGAGCGGGTGAGTGCGCTCGCCCGCGACGTCGCCGACCCCGAACCGGCACGCGCTGCCTTCCAGTGCGTTCTCGCGTACTGCGACGGCGATCCGTTCGACGCCAGTCCCGACCCCATCGACCGCGGCGACCGGAGCGCGGCGGCGGCCGTCGACGAGGAGGACTCGGACGCCGACCTCCCCGTCAAACTCTTCGAGGGCGTCGTCAGGGGGCGCCTCGTCGAACCGCGCGGTGACGCCGGGTTCGGCTACGATCCCGTGTTCGAACACGAGGGGACGACGTTCGCGGAGATGGGGCCGGCGAAGAAAAACGCCGTCTCCCATCGCGGCCGGGCGCTCGGGAAGTTCGCGGAGTGGTACGCCCAGCGCTAG
- a CDS encoding PIN domain-containing protein: MDTSALMMPVECDVRVFDELDRLLGDVEFVTPAAVIAELDRLATGAGEEATAASVGRDLADRCRVVETDTSYADDALVELADRGECAYVVTNDRPLRDRLLERGVRVIGLRGRNTLTITQP, from the coding sequence ATGGACACCAGCGCGCTCATGATGCCGGTCGAATGCGACGTGCGCGTGTTCGACGAGCTCGACCGCCTGCTCGGTGACGTCGAGTTCGTGACGCCCGCCGCGGTGATCGCGGAACTCGACCGGCTGGCGACGGGAGCGGGCGAGGAGGCCACCGCCGCGAGCGTGGGCCGGGACCTCGCCGACCGATGTCGTGTGGTGGAGACCGACACGTCGTACGCCGACGACGCGCTCGTCGAACTCGCCGACCGGGGCGAGTGTGCGTACGTCGTGACGAACGACCGCCCCCTGCGTGACCGCCTGCTCGAACGCGGCGTTCGGGTAATCGGTTTAAGGGGTCGGAACACACTGACCATAACACAACCTTAA
- a CDS encoding translation initiation factor IF-2 subunit gamma — MATETHQQPEVNIGLVGHVDHGKTTLVQALSGSWTDQHSEEMKRGISIRLGYADATFRKCPGVEEPEAFTVDETCPDGSESDVLRTVSFVDAPGHETLMATMLSGAALMDGAVLVVSATEDVPQAQTEEHLMALDIIGVENIVIAQNKIDLVDRDQAVHNYGQIEEFVEGTVAEDAPIVPISAQQEVNMDLLIGAIEEEIPTPDRDESNAARMFAARSFDINRPGTTWEDLNGGVVGGSLVDGTLEVGDELELRPGREVEEEGQTEWRPITTEVRSLQAGGRSVEVARPGGLLGVGTGLDPSLTKGDALAGQVAGDPGTLPPTYESFEMDVELLDRVVGEEGEEIEEISTGEPLMLTVGTATTVGAVTSARSGECEVSLKRPVCAETGDQIAINRRVGARWRLIGIGTLK; from the coding sequence ATGGCGACGGAAACACACCAGCAACCGGAGGTGAACATCGGCCTCGTCGGCCACGTCGATCACGGCAAGACGACGCTGGTCCAAGCCCTCAGTGGGTCCTGGACCGACCAGCACTCCGAGGAGATGAAGCGCGGCATCTCAATCCGACTCGGGTACGCGGACGCGACGTTCCGGAAGTGCCCCGGCGTGGAGGAACCGGAGGCGTTCACCGTCGACGAGACCTGTCCGGACGGTTCGGAGAGCGACGTGCTCCGGACGGTCTCCTTCGTCGACGCACCGGGTCACGAGACACTGATGGCGACGATGCTCTCGGGCGCGGCGCTCATGGACGGGGCGGTGCTGGTCGTGAGCGCGACCGAGGACGTCCCGCAGGCCCAGACGGAAGAGCACCTGATGGCGCTCGACATCATCGGCGTCGAGAACATCGTCATCGCCCAGAACAAGATCGACCTCGTCGACCGCGATCAGGCGGTCCACAACTACGGGCAGATCGAGGAGTTCGTCGAGGGCACCGTCGCCGAGGACGCACCGATCGTCCCGATCAGCGCCCAGCAGGAGGTGAACATGGACCTCCTCATCGGCGCCATCGAGGAAGAGATTCCGACGCCCGACCGCGACGAGAGCAACGCCGCGCGCATGTTCGCCGCCCGGAGTTTCGACATCAATCGCCCGGGGACGACGTGGGAGGACCTCAACGGCGGCGTCGTCGGCGGGAGCCTCGTCGACGGGACCCTCGAGGTCGGCGACGAACTCGAACTGCGGCCCGGCCGCGAAGTCGAGGAGGAGGGCCAGACCGAGTGGCGCCCGATCACGACCGAGGTGCGGTCGCTGCAGGCCGGCGGCCGGTCGGTCGAAGTGGCCCGACCCGGCGGACTGCTCGGCGTCGGCACGGGGCTCGATCCCTCGCTGACGAAGGGTGACGCGCTCGCGGGGCAGGTCGCCGGCGACCCCGGCACCCTCCCGCCGACCTACGAGTCCTTCGAGATGGACGTCGAACTCCTCGACCGCGTCGTCGGCGAGGAGGGCGAGGAGATCGAGGAGATTTCGACGGGCGAGCCGCTGATGCTCACCGTCGGCACCGCGACGACGGTCGGCGCGGTGACGAGCGCTCGCTCCGGCGAGTGTGAGGTGTCGCTCAAACGTCCCGTCTGCGCGGAGACGGGGGATCAGATCGCCATCAACCGCCGTGTCGGCGCGCGCTGGCGACTCATCGGTATCGGCACCCTCAAGTGA
- a CDS encoding AAA family ATPase, with protein sequence MDVEAAAGVCSDIVDRVSEAVVADRTFLETVLAGMLARGHVLVEDVPGTGKTLTAIAFADALGLEFNRIQFTPDLLPSDITGTHVYDEHEGTFRFQRGPVFANVVLADEINRAPPKTQSALLEAMDEGQVSADGETFPLPDPFFVIATQNPVEQEGTFRLPEAQRDRFVVEVSMGYPDRAGELELLERRSNRTTTKPQVDAVVDAATVSDLRAVPETVTVEPAVREYLVDLARATREDDRVAVGVSPRGIQRFYEAARARAVVAGRSYVAPDDVKAVAPVVLTHRLVLTDEASIRGIDPAAVVSAVLDTVEVPAATAD encoded by the coding sequence ATGGACGTCGAGGCGGCGGCGGGGGTCTGTAGCGACATCGTCGACCGGGTGAGCGAAGCCGTCGTCGCCGACCGGACCTTTCTGGAGACGGTACTGGCCGGGATGCTGGCCCGCGGGCACGTCCTCGTCGAGGACGTTCCCGGCACCGGCAAGACCCTGACCGCCATCGCCTTCGCGGACGCCCTCGGCCTGGAGTTCAACCGCATCCAGTTCACCCCCGACCTCCTCCCCAGCGACATCACGGGCACCCACGTCTACGACGAACACGAGGGGACCTTTCGGTTCCAGCGCGGCCCCGTCTTCGCCAACGTCGTCCTCGCGGACGAAATAAACCGCGCGCCGCCGAAGACCCAGTCCGCCCTGCTGGAGGCGATGGACGAGGGGCAGGTGAGCGCCGACGGCGAGACGTTCCCCCTCCCCGACCCCTTCTTCGTCATCGCGACGCAGAACCCCGTCGAACAGGAGGGGACGTTCCGCCTGCCGGAGGCCCAGCGCGACCGCTTCGTCGTCGAAGTGTCGATGGGCTACCCCGACCGCGCGGGCGAACTCGAACTCCTCGAACGCCGGAGCAACCGGACGACGACGAAACCACAGGTCGACGCCGTCGTCGACGCCGCGACGGTGAGCGACCTCCGGGCAGTGCCGGAGACGGTGACCGTCGAGCCCGCGGTGCGGGAGTATCTCGTCGACCTGGCGCGGGCGACCCGCGAGGACGACCGGGTGGCGGTCGGCGTCTCGCCCCGCGGCATCCAGCGGTTCTACGAGGCGGCCCGCGCCCGCGCCGTCGTCGCCGGGCGGTCGTACGTCGCGCCCGACGACGTGAAGGCCGTCGCGCCGGTGGTACTGACCCACCGCCTCGTGTTGACCGACGAGGCGTCCATCCGCGGGATCGACCCCGCGGCCGTCGTCTCGGCCGTCCTCGACACGGTCGAGGTGCCGGCGGCGACGGCCGACTAG
- a CDS encoding 30S ribosomal protein S24e, with amino-acid sequence MDIDIIAEDENPMLHRTDVRFEITHDEATPSRLSVRDSLAAKLNKDSAEVVVHELDTKFGMRKTVGYAKVYESPDHARDVEQEHMLDRNKISADGEDADEADAEAEEA; translated from the coding sequence ATGGATATCGATATCATCGCGGAAGACGAGAACCCCATGTTGCACCGGACGGACGTTCGATTCGAGATCACGCACGACGAGGCGACGCCCTCGCGGCTCTCCGTGCGCGACAGTCTCGCGGCCAAACTGAACAAGGACTCCGCCGAAGTCGTCGTCCACGAACTCGACACGAAGTTCGGGATGCGAAAGACCGTCGGCTACGCCAAGGTGTACGAGAGTCCGGACCACGCCCGCGACGTGGAACAGGAGCACATGCTCGACCGGAACAAGATCAGCGCCGACGGCGAGGACGCGGACGAAGCCGACGCGGAAGCCGAAGAAGCGTAA